The Kitasatospora paranensis genome has a window encoding:
- a CDS encoding bifunctional glycosyltransferase/CDP-glycerol:glycerophosphate glycerophosphotransferase yields the protein MSPLLSIVLPVHGVERFLPQCLDSLRAETCHPGEVEIIAVDDLSPDGCGALLDRHAADDDRMRVLHLTENQGLGGARTAGLAEARGRYVWFVDSDDWLPDGALDAVLAELRREDASAQPVDVLLTDFTHVYQDGTTEPNPWRHLLATGPLLTGCTAEQQPALLRSVMAVWNKVLRRAFLQDLGVSFGRGHYEDISVTYPALLAAGRLRYLDRPCYAYRRGRPGAITSTASAKHADAFAQYDAIFAFLDGRPDPLRGLVFDRTVRQALTVYDTPGLVPEELRGAFFARIADHIARHRPPGHHVPRGAHGIAYRLAALGARRSYDELRRTRALPQAARRTTAAVAPALRRAVRGGARSTVYGVLRRLPLDENLAVYAAYWHRGYACNPAAIYEKARELAPQIRGVWVVETRAQAAALPAGVPYVLLNSPAYLRVTATAKYFVNNVNFPHTLAKRPGTVHLQTQHGTPLKSMGMDLREFPVAADGMDFDRLREAVGRWDYLVSPNPHTSEHFGRAFPGRYELLETGYPRNDRLANATAEECAAVREALGLPAGQRVVLYAPTHREARGGYLPLLDLPELARRLGPGHTLLVRTHYFHGGGPGELATAADAARIVDVSDHPVVEDLYLAADALLTDYSSVMFDFAVLDRPVVVFAPDWDEYRSVRGVYFDLLAEPPGAVAADPAAVARALLAGDPEPALRAHFRERFCPWDDGGAAERVVRRVFPTGAPAPAPTDRVLTA from the coding sequence GTGAGCCCCCTCCTCAGCATTGTCCTGCCGGTCCATGGGGTGGAGCGCTTCCTGCCGCAGTGCCTCGACTCCCTGCGCGCGGAGACCTGCCACCCGGGCGAGGTGGAGATCATCGCGGTGGACGACCTCTCCCCCGACGGCTGCGGCGCGCTGCTCGACCGGCATGCCGCCGACGACGACCGGATGCGGGTGCTGCACCTCACCGAGAACCAGGGCCTGGGCGGCGCGCGCACGGCCGGGCTGGCCGAGGCCCGCGGACGCTACGTCTGGTTCGTCGACAGCGACGACTGGCTGCCCGACGGCGCCCTGGACGCCGTCCTGGCCGAGCTGCGCCGCGAGGACGCCTCCGCACAGCCCGTCGACGTCCTCCTGACCGACTTCACGCACGTCTACCAGGACGGCACCACCGAGCCCAACCCCTGGCGGCACCTGCTGGCCACCGGACCGCTGCTGACCGGCTGCACCGCCGAGCAGCAGCCCGCCCTGCTCCGCAGCGTGATGGCGGTCTGGAACAAGGTGCTCCGGCGCGCGTTCCTCCAGGACCTGGGCGTCTCCTTCGGCCGCGGCCACTACGAGGACATCTCGGTCACCTACCCGGCGCTGCTCGCCGCCGGACGGCTGCGCTACCTCGACCGCCCCTGCTACGCCTACCGGCGCGGCCGGCCCGGCGCGATCACCAGCACCGCCTCGGCCAAGCACGCCGACGCCTTCGCCCAGTACGACGCGATCTTCGCGTTCCTGGACGGCAGGCCCGACCCGCTGCGCGGGCTGGTCTTCGACCGCACCGTCCGCCAGGCCCTGACCGTCTACGACACCCCGGGGCTCGTCCCCGAGGAGCTGCGCGGCGCGTTCTTCGCCCGGATCGCCGACCACATCGCCCGGCACCGGCCGCCGGGCCACCACGTCCCGCGCGGCGCGCACGGCATCGCGTACCGGCTCGCCGCCCTCGGCGCCCGGCGCTCCTACGACGAGCTGCGCCGCACCCGGGCGCTGCCGCAGGCCGCCCGGCGCACCACCGCGGCCGTCGCGCCGGCCCTGCGGCGGGCCGTGCGCGGCGGAGCCCGGTCCACCGTGTACGGGGTGCTGCGGCGGCTGCCGCTGGACGAGAACCTGGCGGTGTACGCGGCGTACTGGCACCGCGGCTACGCCTGCAACCCGGCGGCGATCTACGAGAAGGCCCGCGAGCTGGCCCCGCAGATCCGCGGCGTGTGGGTGGTGGAGACCCGTGCCCAGGCCGCCGCGCTGCCGGCCGGCGTGCCCTACGTGCTGCTGAACTCGCCGGCGTACCTGCGGGTCACCGCCACCGCCAAGTACTTCGTCAACAACGTCAACTTCCCGCACACCCTGGCCAAGCGGCCCGGCACCGTCCATCTGCAGACCCAGCACGGCACCCCGCTGAAGTCGATGGGGATGGACCTGCGCGAGTTCCCGGTGGCCGCGGACGGCATGGACTTCGACCGGCTGCGCGAGGCGGTCGGGCGCTGGGACTACCTGGTCTCCCCCAACCCGCACACCAGCGAGCACTTCGGCCGGGCCTTCCCCGGCCGCTACGAGCTGCTGGAGACCGGCTACCCCCGCAACGACCGGCTGGCCAACGCCACCGCCGAGGAGTGCGCCGCCGTCCGCGAGGCACTCGGCCTCCCGGCCGGTCAGCGGGTGGTGCTGTACGCGCCGACGCACCGCGAGGCCCGCGGCGGCTACCTGCCGCTGCTGGACCTGCCGGAGCTGGCCCGCCGGCTCGGCCCCGGCCACACCCTGCTCGTGCGCACGCACTACTTCCACGGCGGCGGACCGGGCGAGCTGGCCACCGCGGCCGACGCCGCGCGGATCGTGGACGTCTCCGACCACCCGGTGGTGGAGGACCTCTACCTGGCGGCCGACGCACTGCTCACGGACTACTCGTCGGTGATGTTCGACTTCGCGGTGCTGGACCGGCCGGTCGTGGTCTTCGCCCCCGACTGGGACGAGTACCGGAGCGTCCGCGGCGTCTACTTCGACCTGCTCGCCGAGCCGCCCGGCGCGGTGGCGGCCGACCCGGCCGCGGTGGCGCGGGCCCTGCTGGCGGGCGACCCGGAGCCCGCCCTCCGGGCGCACTTCCGCGAGCGGTTCTGCCCGTGGGACGACGGCGGGGCCGCCGAGCGGGTGGTGCGTCGGGTCTTCCCGACCGGTGCGCCCGCACCGGCCCCGACCGACCGGGTCCTGACCGCCTGA
- a CDS encoding lysophospholipid acyltransferase family protein produces the protein MLNLITKLVLKPLAKAVYRPVIEGLEHVPRKGGVILASNHLSFIDSVVIPLTAPRQVFFLAKAEYFTGTGVKGAISRAVFTSVLNAVPVERGTYRSAAASLEQALEILEDGKAFGIYPEGTRSLDGRLYRGKTGVAWLALTAGVPVVPVALEGPAEILPVGRRIPRIRTVTVRFGEPLHFDELHGQARSAKARRQVTDEVMAAIQALSGQESADAYNEVPKAA, from the coding sequence ATGCTCAACCTCATCACGAAGCTCGTGCTCAAGCCGCTGGCGAAGGCCGTGTACCGGCCCGTCATCGAAGGCCTGGAGCACGTGCCTCGCAAGGGTGGGGTGATCCTGGCCAGCAACCACCTGTCGTTCATCGACAGCGTGGTGATCCCGCTGACCGCGCCGCGCCAGGTGTTCTTCCTGGCGAAGGCCGAGTACTTCACGGGCACCGGCGTGAAGGGGGCCATCTCCCGCGCGGTGTTCACCTCGGTGCTCAACGCGGTGCCGGTCGAGCGCGGCACCTACCGCTCGGCGGCGGCCTCGCTGGAACAGGCGCTGGAGATCCTGGAGGACGGCAAGGCGTTCGGGATCTACCCGGAGGGCACCCGCTCCCTCGACGGCCGCCTCTACCGGGGCAAGACCGGGGTCGCGTGGCTGGCGCTGACGGCGGGCGTGCCGGTCGTGCCGGTGGCGCTGGAGGGCCCGGCGGAGATCCTGCCGGTCGGCCGGCGGATTCCGCGGATCCGCACGGTGACCGTCCGGTTCGGCGAGCCGCTGCACTTCGACGAGCTGCACGGCCAGGCCCGTTCGGCCAAGGCGCGGCGCCAGGTCACCGACGAGGTGATGGCGGCGATCCAGGCGCTGTCCGGCCAGGAGTCGGCCGACGCCTACAACGAGGTCCCCAAGGCGGCCTGA
- a CDS encoding ABC transporter ATP-binding protein, with the protein MKPDRIDWTPPDRDRGEPGPPAQIRRILALFRPYTGRLVVVGLLVAASAVVSVVTPFLLRAVLDTAIPQGRTGLLSLLALGMIAAAVVNSIFNVLQTLISTVVGQRVMHDLRTAVYTHLQRMSLAFFTRTRTGEVQSRIANDIGGMQSTVTSTATSLVSNLTAVVATVVAMVALDWRLTVISLLLLPAFVWISRRVGNERKRITTERQRKLAAMSTAVQESLSVSGILLGRTMGRSDSLSRDFTRQSDELADLEVRAGMAGRWRMSTIQIVMAAMPALIYWAAGLTAAGGAPIVSVGTLVAFVSLQQGLFRPTVSLLSTGVQVQTSLALFQRIFEYLDLPVEIAEPARPVHLADVRGDVTFENVEFRYQEDQERPTLTGVDLKIPAGGSLAVVGETGSGKTTLSYLVPRLYDVTGGRVCIDGTDVRELSFDTLARAVGTVSQETYLFHASVADNLRFAKPDATDGELVAAAEAAQIHAMIVALPDGYDTLVGERGYRFSGGEKQRLAIARTILRNPPVLILDEATSALDNRTEAAVQQAVDTLAAGRTTITIAHRLSTVRHADQIAVLDAGEVVELGTHEELLDRGGRYAALLRREGAPAEPGPATV; encoded by the coding sequence TTGAAACCCGACCGGATCGACTGGACCCCGCCCGACCGCGACCGCGGCGAACCGGGACCGCCCGCCCAGATCCGCCGGATCCTCGCACTGTTCCGCCCGTACACCGGGCGGCTGGTCGTGGTCGGCCTGCTGGTCGCCGCCTCCGCCGTGGTCTCCGTCGTCACCCCGTTCCTGCTGCGCGCCGTCCTCGACACCGCCATCCCGCAGGGCCGGACGGGTCTGCTCAGCCTGCTCGCCCTCGGCATGATCGCCGCGGCCGTGGTCAACAGCATCTTCAACGTGCTGCAGACCCTCATCTCCACGGTCGTCGGCCAGCGCGTCATGCACGACCTGCGCACCGCCGTCTACACCCACCTCCAGCGGATGTCGCTGGCCTTCTTCACCCGGACCCGCACCGGCGAGGTGCAGTCCCGGATCGCCAACGACATCGGCGGCATGCAGTCCACCGTCACCTCCACCGCGACCTCGCTGGTCTCCAACCTCACCGCGGTGGTCGCCACCGTCGTCGCCATGGTCGCCCTGGACTGGCGGCTCACCGTGATCTCGCTGCTGCTGCTCCCGGCCTTCGTCTGGATCAGCCGCCGGGTCGGCAACGAGCGCAAGAGGATCACCACCGAGCGGCAGCGCAAGCTCGCCGCGATGAGCACGGCCGTCCAGGAGTCGCTGTCGGTCAGCGGGATCCTGCTCGGCCGCACCATGGGCCGCTCCGACTCGCTGTCGCGCGACTTCACCCGGCAGTCCGACGAGCTCGCCGACCTGGAGGTCCGGGCCGGAATGGCCGGGCGCTGGCGGATGTCGACCATCCAGATCGTGATGGCCGCGATGCCCGCCCTGATCTACTGGGCCGCCGGGCTGACGGCCGCCGGCGGCGCCCCGATCGTCTCGGTCGGCACCCTGGTCGCCTTCGTCTCCCTCCAGCAGGGCCTGTTCCGGCCCACGGTCAGCCTGCTGTCCACCGGCGTCCAGGTGCAGACCTCGCTCGCCCTGTTCCAGCGCATCTTCGAGTACCTGGACCTGCCGGTCGAGATCGCCGAGCCGGCCCGGCCGGTGCACCTCGCCGACGTCCGCGGCGACGTCACCTTCGAGAACGTCGAGTTCCGCTACCAGGAGGACCAGGAGCGGCCCACCCTCACCGGTGTGGACCTCAAGATCCCGGCGGGCGGCTCGCTCGCGGTGGTCGGCGAGACCGGCTCCGGCAAGACCACCCTCAGCTACCTCGTCCCGAGGCTCTACGACGTCACCGGCGGCCGGGTCTGCATCGACGGCACCGACGTCCGCGAGCTGTCCTTCGACACCCTCGCCCGGGCCGTCGGCACGGTCTCCCAGGAGACGTACCTGTTCCACGCCTCGGTCGCCGACAACCTGCGCTTCGCCAAGCCCGACGCCACCGACGGGGAACTCGTCGCCGCCGCCGAGGCCGCGCAGATCCACGCCATGATCGTCGCCCTCCCGGACGGCTACGACACCCTGGTCGGCGAGCGCGGGTACCGGTTCTCCGGCGGCGAGAAGCAGCGGCTGGCGATCGCCCGCACGATCCTGCGCAACCCGCCCGTCCTCATCCTGGACGAGGCCACCAGCGCCCTCGACAACCGGACGGAGGCCGCCGTCCAGCAGGCCGTCGACACGCTCGCCGCCGGTCGCACCACCATCACCATCGCGCACCGGCTCTCCACCGTGCGGCACGCCGACCAGATCGCCGTCCTCGACGCCGGCGAGGTCGTCGAGCTCGGCACCCACGAGGAGCTGCTCGACCGAGGCGGCCGCTACGCCGCCCTGCTGCGCCGCGAGGGCGCCCCCGCGGAGCCGGGGCCGGCGACGGTCTGA
- a CDS encoding SDR family oxidoreductase has product MTTALITGATAGIGAAFARRLARDGRHLVLVARDAERLAQAAADLAKSHGVEVEVLVADLATDAGIGAVEERLRDTARPVDILVNNAGFGNRGAFLDVPLQAELDMVKVHVEAILRTTSAALPGMRERGRGAVVNVASVAAFLPRGTYGASKAWVVSFTQGIARDLGGSGVRLQALCPGFTRTEFHERAGMGTSNIPSWGWLTADRVVADSLRDLARGRTLSVPGKRYKAAVAIARLLPSGRMGAVSSKAGRSYRTD; this is encoded by the coding sequence ATGACCACAGCTCTCATCACCGGCGCCACCGCCGGCATCGGCGCCGCCTTCGCCCGACGGCTCGCCCGGGACGGACGCCACCTCGTGCTGGTCGCCCGGGACGCCGAGCGGCTCGCGCAGGCCGCGGCCGACCTCGCGAAAAGCCACGGCGTCGAGGTGGAGGTGCTCGTCGCCGACCTCGCCACCGACGCGGGCATCGGCGCCGTCGAGGAGCGCCTGCGGGACACCGCCCGCCCGGTGGACATCCTGGTCAACAACGCCGGCTTCGGGAACCGCGGGGCCTTCCTGGACGTGCCGCTGCAGGCCGAGCTGGACATGGTGAAGGTGCACGTCGAGGCGATCCTGCGGACGACCAGTGCCGCGCTGCCCGGCATGCGCGAGCGCGGCCGCGGCGCGGTGGTGAACGTGGCCTCCGTGGCGGCCTTCCTGCCGCGCGGGACGTACGGGGCGAGCAAGGCGTGGGTGGTCAGCTTCACCCAGGGGATCGCCCGCGATCTCGGCGGCAGCGGTGTCCGGCTCCAGGCGCTGTGCCCGGGCTTCACCCGGACGGAGTTCCACGAGCGGGCCGGCATGGGCACCTCGAACATCCCGTCCTGGGGCTGGCTCACGGCCGACCGGGTGGTCGCGGACTCGCTCCGGGACCTGGCCCGCGGGCGCACGCTGTCCGTGCCGGGCAAGCGGTACAAGGCGGCGGTGGCGATCGCCCGGCTGCTGCCGAGCGGCCGGATGGGTGCGGTCTCCTCCAAGGCGGGCCGCAGCTACCGCACGGACTGA
- a CDS encoding NUDIX hydrolase, producing MNRIEFSAEIADLLGRVRRRPIAGWPWRPGEEVPEGLPVKQSWGWLFAPDGRVLTLVNPRDGIVSLPGGSLEAEDLGDPGAALAREAVEEAQAVIGHPFYLGYLYDRIGSANGGHECARVRMAAPLYRVGPSVPDPASGRHYRRLLVAPGLAVELLGWGEQGCGRRGPRSRRRRSVSGCRRRRTRPSRSSRSRAAPSSRPDDRGGGCGGCCCGARSSDVTTRHLMA from the coding sequence ATGAACCGCATCGAGTTCAGTGCGGAGATCGCCGACCTGCTCGGGCGGGTCCGGCGGCGGCCGATCGCGGGCTGGCCGTGGCGGCCGGGCGAGGAGGTCCCGGAGGGGCTGCCGGTGAAGCAGTCCTGGGGCTGGCTGTTCGCCCCGGACGGACGGGTGCTGACGCTGGTGAACCCGCGGGACGGCATCGTCAGCCTGCCCGGCGGGTCACTGGAGGCCGAGGACCTGGGCGACCCCGGCGCCGCTCTGGCGCGGGAGGCGGTCGAGGAGGCGCAGGCGGTGATCGGGCACCCCTTCTACCTCGGCTACCTGTACGACCGGATCGGCTCGGCCAACGGCGGGCACGAGTGCGCCCGGGTGCGGATGGCGGCGCCGCTGTACCGGGTGGGCCCGTCGGTGCCCGATCCGGCGTCCGGCCGGCACTACCGCCGGCTGCTGGTCGCCCCCGGGCTCGCGGTGGAGCTGCTCGGCTGGGGCGAGCAGGGGTGCGGCAGGCGCGGGCCGCGGTCGAGGCGGCGGCGCTCCGTCTCGGGGTGCCGACGGCGGCGAACGAGACCATCGAGGAGCTCCCGCTCGCGGGCTGCACCGTCTTCCCGTCCTGACGACCGCGGTGGCGGCTGCGGCGGCTGCTGCTGCGGCGCCCGATCGTCCGATGTGACGACTCGTCACCTGATGGCGTGA
- a CDS encoding SGNH/GDSL hydrolase family protein — MPRARVVSVAGAAILLSLSTLVTATQAQAAGARYVALGDSYSAGVGAGSYTGDSGSCKRSTNAYPYLWKNANAPSSFSFVACSGAKTGDVLNNQVSALSSSTTLVSITIGGNDAGFADTMQTCVLSSESSCLSAVAAAKSYATSTLPGQLDAVYAAIKNKAPGAHVVVLGYPHLYKIGGSCVFGIGDTKRTAINSAADTLDTVIAKEVANAGYTFKDVRSIFTGHEICGSSTQWLHSTTLPIDESYHPTAEGQSGGYLPSFSAGV, encoded by the coding sequence ATGCCTCGCGCCAGAGTCGTGTCCGTCGCCGGCGCGGCGATCCTGCTCTCCCTGTCCACCCTCGTGACCGCCACCCAGGCCCAGGCCGCCGGTGCCCGCTACGTCGCCCTCGGGGACTCCTACTCCGCGGGCGTCGGCGCCGGCAGCTACACCGGCGACAGCGGCAGTTGCAAGCGCAGTACCAACGCCTACCCGTACCTCTGGAAGAACGCCAACGCCCCCTCCTCCTTCTCGTTCGTGGCGTGCTCCGGTGCGAAGACCGGAGACGTCCTCAACAATCAGGTATCCGCGCTGAGTTCGTCCACCACACTGGTCAGCATCACGATCGGCGGCAATGACGCGGGCTTCGCCGACACCATGCAGACCTGTGTGCTGAGCTCGGAGAGCTCCTGTCTGAGCGCGGTGGCCGCGGCGAAGTCGTACGCCACCTCCACGCTGCCGGGGCAGCTCGACGCGGTCTACGCGGCGATCAAGAACAAGGCGCCCGGCGCCCACGTGGTGGTGCTCGGCTATCCGCACCTCTACAAGATCGGCGGGAGCTGCGTCTTCGGTATCGGCGACACCAAGCGCACGGCGATCAACAGCGCCGCCGACACCCTGGACACGGTGATCGCCAAGGAGGTCGCCAACGCCGGATACACCTTCAAGGACGTGCGCAGCATCTTCACCGGGCACGAGATCTGCGGTTCGTCGACCCAGTGGCTGCACAGCACCACGCTGCCGATCGACGAGAGCTACCACCCCACCGCCGAAGGGCAGTCGGGCGGCTACCTGCCGTCCTTCTCCGCCGGCGTCTGA
- a CDS encoding YjbQ family protein, whose amino-acid sequence MPDTFHSRTFEITTGTGEVALDVTERCTAFLDGAARGRDGLLNIFVPHATAGIAVIETGAGSDDDLLALLRDLLPADGRWRHRHGSPGHGRDHVLPGLVAPHATLPVIGGRLALGIWQSVVLVDTNGDNPRRTLRLSFLG is encoded by the coding sequence ATGCCGGACACCTTCCACTCCCGCACCTTCGAGATCACCACGGGCACCGGCGAGGTCGCCCTCGATGTCACCGAGCGCTGCACGGCCTTCCTCGACGGGGCCGCCCGCGGGCGGGACGGACTCCTGAACATCTTCGTGCCGCACGCGACCGCGGGCATCGCCGTGATCGAGACCGGTGCGGGCAGCGACGACGACCTGCTCGCCCTGCTCCGCGACCTGCTGCCCGCCGACGGCCGCTGGCGGCACCGGCACGGCAGCCCCGGCCACGGCCGCGACCACGTGCTGCCCGGCCTGGTCGCCCCGCACGCCACCCTGCCGGTGATCGGCGGCCGGCTGGCCCTCGGCATCTGGCAGTCCGTGGTGCTGGTCGACACCAACGGCGACAACCCGCGCCGCACCCTGCGGCTCAGCTTCCTCGGCTGA